A single genomic interval of Plodia interpunctella isolate USDA-ARS_2022_Savannah chromosome 16, ilPloInte3.2, whole genome shotgun sequence harbors:
- the LOC128676798 gene encoding hornerin-like isoform X1: MKLSIVFAVVVCALAHGAKAGETEDINYNNGPTETETITRTSSNSGSRSSSSFESSSRSSESYLNAQVNAYNINQNINEQIAQQQREQDEQNKNIQEENDRIFEENRRKSLRGFKSESTSESSSSSSQSFESEAQSQIIRENSDRIYEENRERSLGVSNSQSSSEISSSSSNQSFESDAQSQIIREEADRIYEENREKSLGIYGSSSGSQSSSESSSESQASSGSSSGSQSSSGSSSGSQSSSGSSSGSQASSGSSSGSQSSSESSSESQSSSGSSSESQSSSGSSSGSQSTIGSSSESQSSSGSSSGSQLSNGSSSGSQASSGSSSGSQSSNGSSSGSQSSSGSSSGSQASSGSSSESQSSSGLSNGGQSSSGSSSGSQSSSGSSSGSQSSSGLSSISQSISGSSNGSQSSSGSSSGSQSSSGLSNGGQLSSGSSSGSQSSSGSSSGSQSTSGSSSGSQTSSGSSSGSQASSGSSSGSQSSNGSSSGSQSSSGSSSGSQSSNGSSSGSQSSSGLSSISQSSNGSSSGSQSSSGSSSGSQSSSGLSNGGQSSSGSSSGSQSSSGSSSGSQSTSGSSSGSQTSSGSSSGSQTSSGSSSGSQSSNGSSSGSQSSSGSSSGSQSSNGSSSGSQSSSGSSSGSQSSNGSSSGSQSSSGSSSGSQLSNGSSSGSQSSSGSSSGSQSSNESSSGSQSSSGSSSGSQSSSGSSSGSQSSNGSSSGSQSSSGSSSGSQSSNGSSSGSQSSSGSSSGSQLSNGSSSGSQSSSGSSSGSQSSNESSSGSQWSSGSSSESQSSNGSSSGSQLSNGSSSGSQSSSGSSSGSQSSNESSSGSQSSSGSSSGSQASSGSSSGSQSSSGSSSGSQLSNGSSSGSQSSSGSSSGSQSSNGSSSGSQSSSGSSSGSQASSGLSNGGQSSSGSSSGSQSLSGSSSGSQSSSGSSSGSQSSNGSSSGSQSSSGSSSGSQSSNGSSSGSQSSSGSSSGSQLSNGSSSGSQSSSGSSSGSQSSNGSSSGSQSSSGSSSGSQLSSGLSNGGQSSSGSSSGSQSLSGSSSGSQSSSGLSSISQSSNGSSSGSQSSSGSSSGSQSSSGLSNGGQSSSGSSSGSQSSSGSSSGSQSSNGSSSGSQSSSGSSSGSQSSSGSSSGSQSSSGSSSGSQSSSGSSSGSQSSSGLSSISQSSNGSSSGSQSSSGSSSGSQSSSGLSNGGQSSSGSSSISQSSNGSSSGSQSSSGSSSGSQSSSGSSSGSQASSGSSSGSQSSSGLSNGGQSSSGSSSGTQSSSGSSSGSQSSSGSSSGSQSSSGSSSGNQSSSGSSSGSQVSSGSFSGSQASSGSSNGSQSSSGLSNGGQSSSGSSSGSQSSSGSSSGSQSSSGSSSGNQSSSGLSNGGQSSSGLSNGGQSSSGLSNGGQSSSGSSSGSQSSSGLSGNNGSTSSNSGSSSQSSSSLLPNQPGRPIIVQPGGPIQPVSWSSNGSQSSSSSQASSVTSEQQSSSSSGISSQSSSSSNSNQPGGPIIVQPGVPIQPVTGSSDSLSSSQSSSNSQTSGQQSLSSSGSNSQSSSSSSSNQPRRPIIVQQEGPIVQPEGPSGPIQAGGPIQPGGPIQAGGPIQPGGPIQPGGLIQPGGPIQPGGLIQPGGPIQPGGPIQPGGPIQPGGPIQPGGPIQPGGPIQPGGSIQPGGPIQPGGPIQPGGPIQPGGPIQPLTGSSGAQSLSSSQTSQLSGQQLSSSSGSDSQSSSYSTSNQGRPIQPIYTRPEYATSSSQSQSSSDAQSNTYLYGQPEQPGYPGPGQSGSSSGSSSQSQSNAQSSSTDVIDRRGRYDLNKPRGIETDMNLNTLFINDGTKDGRCYCSCGVNRRPIFLSVEPNQLGL, translated from the exons ATGAAGCTCTCAATAGTCTTTGCCGTAGTGGTTTGCGCTTTa GCTCATGGAGCTAAGGCAGGTGAAACTGAAG ATATCAACTACAACAATGGACCGACAGAGACGGAAACCATCACAAGAACTAGCTCCAACAGTGGAAGCAGATCCAGCAGTAGTTTCGAGAGTTCTTCCAGATCTTCGGAATCATACCTAAATGCTCAAGTAAATGCTTATAATATAAACCAAAATATTAACGAACAAATAGCTCAGCAGCAAAGGGAACAAGATGAGCAAAACAAGAATATACAAGAAGAGAATGACagaatttttgaagaaaacaGAAGAAAGAGTTTACGTGGTTTCAAAAGTGAGTCAACTAGCGAAAGTAGCTCTAGCTCAAGTCAATCTTTTGAAAGTGAAGCCCAAAGCCAGATAATTAGAGAAAACAGTGATAGGATTTACGAAGAAAACAGAGAAAGGAGCTTAGGTGTTTCCAACAGCCAGTCCTCTAGCGAGATTAGTTCGTCTAGCTCAAATCAATCATTTGAAAGTGATGCGCAGAGCCAGATAATCCGAGAAGAAGCTGATAGGATTTACGAAGAAAACAGAGAAAAGAGCTTAGGTATCTACGGATCATCCAGTGGAAGCCAATCGTCTAGCGAATCCTCCAGTGAAAGCCAAGCATCTAGCGGATCATCCAGTGGTAGCCAATCGTCTAGCGGATCCTCCAGTGGAAGCCAATCGTCTAGTGGATCATCCAGTGGAAGCCAAGCGTCTAGCGGATCATCCAGTGGAAGCCAATCGTCTAGCGAATCCTCCAGTGAAAGCCAATCATCTAGCGGATCCTCCAGTGAAAGCCAATCATCTAGCGGATCCTCCAGTGGAAGCCAATCGACTATCGGATCCTCCAGTGAAAGCCAATCATCTAGCGGATCCTCCAGTGGAAGCCAATTGTCTAACGGATCATCCAGTGGAAGCCAAGCATCTAGCGGATCTTCCAGTGGAAGCCAATCGTCTAATGGATCCTCCAGTGGAAGCCAATCGTCCAGCGGATCATCCAGTGGAAGCCAAGCGTCTAGCGGATCCTCCAGTGAAAGCCAATCGTCCAGCGGACTATCCAATGGAGGCCAATCATCAAGCGGATCATCCAGTGGAAGCCAATCGTCAAGCGGATCCTCCAGTGGAAGCCAATCGTCCAGCGGATTATCCAGTATAAGCCAATCGATTAGCGGATCCTCCAATGGAAGCCAATCATCTAGCGGATCCTCCAGTGGAAGCCAATCGTCCAGTGGACTATCCAATGGAGGCCAATTATCAAGCGGATCCTCTAGTGGAAGCCAATCGTCAAGCGGATCCTCCAGTGGAAGCCAATCGACTAGCGGATCCTCCAGTGGAAGCCAAACGTCTAGCGGATCATCCAGTGGAAGTCAAGCGTCTAGCGGATCATCCAGTGGAAGCCAATCGTCTAACGGATCCTCCAGTGGAAGCCAATCGTCTAGCGGATCCTCCAGTGGAAGCCAATCATCTAACGGATCCTCCAGTGGAAGCCAATCGTCCAGCGGATTATCCAGTATAAGCCAATCGTCTAACGGATCCTCCAGTGGAAGCCAATCGTCTAGCGGATCCTCCAGTGGAAGCCAATCGTCCAGTGGACTATCCAATGGAGGCCAATCATCAAGCGGATCCTCTAGTGGAAGCCAATCGTCAAGCGGATCCTCCAGTGGAAGCCAATCGACTAGCGGATCCTCCAGTGGAAGCCAAACGTCTAGCGGATCATCCAGTGGAAGTCAAACGTCTAGCGGATCATCCAGTGGAAGCCAATCGTCTAACGGATCCTCCAGTGGAAGCCAATCGTCTAGCGGATCCTCCAGTGGAAGCCAATCATCTAACGGATCCTCCAGTGGAAGCCAATCGTCTAGTGGATCTTCCAGTGGAAGCCAATCGTCTAACGGATCCTCCAGTGGAAGCCAATCGTCTAGCGGATCCTCCAGTGGAAGCCAATTGTCTAACGGATCATCCAGTGGAAGCCAATCATCTAGCGGATCTTCCAGTGGAAGCCAATCATCTAACGAATCCTCCAGTGGAAGCCAATCGTCCAGCGGATCATCCAGTGGAAGTCAATCGTCTAGCGGATCCTCCAGTGGAAGCCAATCATCTAACGGATCCTCCAGTGGAAGCCAATCGTCTAGCGGATCTTCCAGTGGAAGCCAATCGTCTAACGGATCCTCCAGTGGAAGCCAATCGTCTAGCGGATCCTCCAGTGGAAGCCAATTGTCTAACGGATCATCCAGTGGAAGCCAATCATCTAGCGGATCTTCCAGTGGAAGCCAATCATCTAACGAATCCTCCAGTGGAAGCCAATGGTCTAGCGGATCCTCCAGTGAAAGCCAATCATCTAACGGATCCTCCAGTGGAAGCCAATTGTCTAACGGATCATCCAGTGGAAGCCAATCATCTAGCGGATCTTCCAGTGGAAGCCAATCATCTAACGAATCCTCCAGTGGAAGCCAATCGTCCAGCGGATCATCCAGTGGAAGCCAAGCGTCTAGCGGATCCTCCAGTGGAAGCCAATCGTCTAGCGGATCCTCCAGTGGAAGCCAATTGTCTAACGGATCATCCAGTGGAAGCCAATCATCTAGCGGATCTTCCAGTGGAAGCCAATCGTCTAACGGATCCTCCAGTGGAAGCCAATCGTCCAGCGGATCATCCAGTGGAAGCCAAGCGTCCAGCGGACTATCCAATGGAGGCCAATCATCAAGCGGATCATCCAGTGGAAGCCAATCGTTAAGCGGATCCTCCAGTGGAAGCCAATCGTCTAGCGGATCCTCTAGTGGAAGCCAATCATCTAACGGATCCTCCAGTGGAAGCCAATCGTCTAGCGGATCTTCCAGTGGAAGCCAATCGTCTAACGGATCCTCCAGTGGAAGCCAATCGTCTAGCGGATCCTCCAGTGGAAGCCAATTGTCTAACGGATCTTCCAGTGGAAGCCAATCATCTAGCGGATCTTCCAGTGGAAGCCAATCGTCTAACGGATCCTCCAGTGGAAGCCAATCGTCCAGCGGATCATCCAGTGGAAGCCAATTGTCCAGCGGACTATCCAATGGAGGCCAATCATCAAGCGGATCATCCAGTGGAAGCCAATCGTTAAGCGGATCCTCCAGTGGAAGCCAATCGTCTAGCGGATTATCCAGTATAAGCCAATCGTCTAACGGATCCTCCAGTGGAAGCCAATCGTCTAGCGGATCCTCCAGTGGAAGCCAATCGTCCAGTGGACTATCCAATGGAGGCCAATCATCAAGCGGATCCTCTAGTGGAAGCCAATCGTCAAGCGGATCCTCCAGTGGAAGCCAATCGTCTAACGGATCCTCCAGTGGAAGCCAATCGTCCAGCGGATCCTCCAGTGGAAGCCAATCGTCCAGCGGATCCTCCAGTGGAAGCCAATCATCAAGCGGATCCTCTAGTGGAAGCCAATCATCAAGCGGATCCTCCAGTGGAAGCCAATCGTCCAGCGGATTATCCAGTATAAGCCAATCGTCTAACGGATCCTCCAGTGGAAGCCAATCGTCTAGCGGATCCTCCAGTGGAAGCCAATCGTCCAGCGGACTATCCAATGGAGGCCAATCATCAAGCGGATCCTCTAGTATAAGCCAATCGTCTAACGGATCCTCCAGTGGAAGCCAATCGTCTAGCGGATCCTCCAGTGGAAGCCAATCGTCTAGCGGATCATCCAGTGGAAGCCAAGCGTCTAGCGGATCCTCCAGTGGAAGCCAATCGTCCAGCGGACTATCCAATGGTGGCCAATCATCAAGCGGATCCTCTAGTGGAACCCAATCGTCAAGCGGATCCTCCAGTGGAAGCCAATCGTCCAGCGGATCCTCCAGTGGAAGCCAATCGTCTAGCGGATCCTCCAGTGGAAACCAATCGTCTAGCGGATCCTCCAGTGGAAGCCAAGTGTCTAGCGGATCATTCAGTGGAAGCCAAGCGTCTAGCGGATCCTCCAATGGAAGCCAATCGTCCAGCGGACTATCCAATGGAGGCCAATCATCAAGCGGATCCTCTAGTGGAAGCCAATCATCAAGCGGATCCTCTAGTGGAAGCCAATCGTCAAGCGGATCCTCCAGTGGAAACCAATCGTCCAGCGGATTATCCAATGGAGGACAATCGTCCAGCGGATTATCCAATGGAGGCCAATCGTCCAGCGGATTATCCAATGGAGGCCAATCATCAAGCGGATCCTCGAGTGGAAGCCAATCCTCTAGTGGCTTATCTGGCAACAATGGATCGACATCGTCAAATTCCGGATCAAGTTCCCAATCTTCAAGCTCTTTATTGCCTAACCAACCAGGACGCCCAATAATCGTTCAACCTGGCGGCCCAATCCAACCTGTGTCTTGGTCTTCCAATGGATCCCAGAGCTCATCGTCATCACAGGCTTCAAGTGTGACTTCCGAACAACAATCTTCTTCATCAAGCGGAATAAGTTCCCAGTCTTCCAGCTCTTCTAATTCCAATCAACCAGGTGGGCCAATAATTGTTCAACCTGGTGTCCCAATACAACCTGTGACTGGTTCGAGCGATTCCTTAAGTAGTTCTCAGAGCTCATCCAATTCACAGACGTCTGGCCAACAATCATTATCATCAAGTGGTTCCAACTCCCAATCTTCAAGCTCTTCGTCATCTAATCAACCAAGACGCCCAATAATAGTACAACAAGAAGGTCCAATTGTCCAACCAGAAGGTCCAAGTGGCCCAATCCAAGCAGGTGGCCCGATTCAACCAGGTGGCCCGATTCAAGCAGGTGGCCCGATTCAACCAGGTGGCCCGATTCAACCAGGTGGCCTGATTCAACCAGGTGGCCCGATTCAACCAGGTGGCCTGATTCAACCAGGTGGCCCGATTCAACCAGGTGGCCCGATTCAACCAGGTGGCCCGATTCAACCAGGTGGCCCTATTCAACCAGGTGGCCCAATTCAACCAGGTGGCCCAATTCAACCAGGTGGCTCAATTCAACCAGGTGGCCCAATTCAACCAGGTGGCCCAATTCAACCAGGTGGCCCAATTCAGCCAGGTGGCCCAATCCAACCTTTAACCGGCTCTAGTGGTGCCCAGAGCTTATCTTCCTCACAAACGAGTCAATTGTCTGGTCAACAGTTGTCTTCATCAAGCGGATCAGATTCCCAATCCTCAAGTTACTCGACATCTAATCAAGGAAGGCCCATTCAACCAATATACACTCGTCCAGAATATGCCACTTCGTCTTCTCAGTCGCAGAGTTCAAGCGATGCCCAAAGCAACACCTACCTATATGGACAACCAG AACAACCTGGTTACCCAGGACCAGGGCAATCAGGCTCAAGCTCAGGTTCTTCCTCACAAAGCCAAAGCAATGCTCAGTCCAGCTCAACAGACGTCATCGACAGACGAGGCCGTTACGATCTGAACAAACCTAGAG GTATTGAAACTGACATGAACCTGAATACACTATTTATCAACGACGGGACGAAGGATGGAAGGTGTTATTGCTCATGTGGAGTCAACCGCCGCCCTATCTTCTTGAGCGTCGAGCCCAACCAACTTGGACTTTAA
- the LOC128676798 gene encoding hornerin-like isoform X3, translated as MKLSIVFAVVVCALAHGAKAGETEDINYNNGPTETETITRTSSNSGSRSSSSFESSSRSSESYLNAQVNAYNINQNINEQIAQQQREQDEQNKNIQEENDRIFEENRRKSLRGFKSESTSESSSSSSQSFESEAQSQIIRENSDRIYEENRERSLGVSNSQSSSEISSSSSNQSFESDAQSQIIREEADRIYEENREKSLGIYGSSSGSQSSSESSSESQASSGSSSGSQSSSGSSSGSQSSSGSSSGSQASSGSSSGSQSSSESSSESQSSSGSSSESQSSSGSSSGSQSTIGSSSESQSSSGSSSGSQLSNGSSSGSQASSGSSSGSQSSNGSSSGSQSSSGSSSGSQASSGSSSESQSSSGLSNGGQSSSGSSSGSQSSSGSSSGSQSSSGLSSISQSISGSSNGSQSSSGSSSGSQSSSGLSNGGQLSSGSSSGSQSSSGSSSGSQSTSGSSSGSQTSSGSSSGSQASSGSSSGSQSSNGSSSGSQSSSGSSSGSQSSNGSSSGSQSSSGLSSISQSSNGSSSGSQSSSGSSSGSQSSSGLSNGGQSSSGSSSGSQSSSGSSSGSQSTSGSSSGSQTSSGSSSGSQTSSGSSSGSQSSNGSSSGSQSSSGSSSGSQSSNGSSSGSQSSSGSSSGSQSSNGSSSGSQSSSGSSSGSQLSNGSSSGSQSSSGSSSGSQSSNESSSGSQSSSGSSSGSQSSSGSSSGSQSSNGSSSGSQSSSGSSSGSQSSNGSSSGSQSSSGSSSGSQLSNGSSSGSQSSSGSSSGSQSSNESSSGSQWSSGSSSESQSSNGSSSGSQLSNGSSSGSQSSSGSSSGSQSSNESSSGSQSSSGSSSGSQASSGSSSGSQSSSGSSSGSQLSNGSSSGSQSSSGSSSGSQSSNGSSSGSQSSSGSSSGSQASSGLSNGGQSSSGSSSGSQSLSGSSSGSQSSSGSSSGSQSSNGSSSGSQSSSGSSSGSQSSNGSSSGSQSSSGSSSGSQLSNGSSSGSQSSSGSSSGSQSSNGSSSGSQSSSGSSSGSQLSSGLSNGGQSSSGSSSGSQSLSGSSSGSQSSSGLSSISQSSNGSSSGSQSSSGSSSGSQSSSGLSNGGQSSSGSSSGSQSSSGSSSGSQSSNGSSSGSQSSSGSSSGSQSSSGSSSGSQSSSGSSSGSQSSSGSSSGSQSSSGLSSISQSSNGSSSGSQSSSGSSSGSQSSSGLSNGGQSSSGSSSISQSSNGSSSGSQSSSGSSSGSQSSSGSSSGSQASSGSSSGSQSSSGLSNGGQSSSGSSSGTQSSSGSSSGSQSSSGSSSGSQSSSGSSSGNQSSSGSSSGSQVSSGSFSGSQASSGSSNGSQSSSGLSNGGQSSSGSSSGSQSSSGSSSGSQSSSGSSSGNQSSSGLSNGGQSSSGLSNGGQSSSGLSNGGQSSSGSSSGSQSSSGLSGNNGSTSSNSGSSSQSSSSLLPNQPGRPIIVQPGGPIQPVSWSSNGSQSSSSSQASSVTSEQQSSSSSGISSQSSSSSNSNQPGGPIIVQPGVPIQPVTGSSDSLSSSQSSSNSQTSGQQSLSSSGSNSQSSSSSSSNQPRRPIIVQPGGPIQPGGLIQPGGPIQPGGLIQPGGPIQPGGPIQPGGPIQPGGPIQPGGPIQPGGPIQPGGSIQPGGPIQPGGPIQPGGPIQPGGPIQPLTGSSGAQSLSSSQTSQLSGQQLSSSSGSDSQSSSYSTSNQGRPIQPIYTRPEYATSSSQSQSSSDAQSNTYLYGQPEQPGYPGPGQSGSSSGSSSQSQSNAQSSSTDVIDRRGRYDLNKPRGIETDMNLNTLFINDGTKDGRCYCSCGVNRRPIFLSVEPNQLGL; from the exons ATGAAGCTCTCAATAGTCTTTGCCGTAGTGGTTTGCGCTTTa GCTCATGGAGCTAAGGCAGGTGAAACTGAAG ATATCAACTACAACAATGGACCGACAGAGACGGAAACCATCACAAGAACTAGCTCCAACAGTGGAAGCAGATCCAGCAGTAGTTTCGAGAGTTCTTCCAGATCTTCGGAATCATACCTAAATGCTCAAGTAAATGCTTATAATATAAACCAAAATATTAACGAACAAATAGCTCAGCAGCAAAGGGAACAAGATGAGCAAAACAAGAATATACAAGAAGAGAATGACagaatttttgaagaaaacaGAAGAAAGAGTTTACGTGGTTTCAAAAGTGAGTCAACTAGCGAAAGTAGCTCTAGCTCAAGTCAATCTTTTGAAAGTGAAGCCCAAAGCCAGATAATTAGAGAAAACAGTGATAGGATTTACGAAGAAAACAGAGAAAGGAGCTTAGGTGTTTCCAACAGCCAGTCCTCTAGCGAGATTAGTTCGTCTAGCTCAAATCAATCATTTGAAAGTGATGCGCAGAGCCAGATAATCCGAGAAGAAGCTGATAGGATTTACGAAGAAAACAGAGAAAAGAGCTTAGGTATCTACGGATCATCCAGTGGAAGCCAATCGTCTAGCGAATCCTCCAGTGAAAGCCAAGCATCTAGCGGATCATCCAGTGGTAGCCAATCGTCTAGCGGATCCTCCAGTGGAAGCCAATCGTCTAGTGGATCATCCAGTGGAAGCCAAGCGTCTAGCGGATCATCCAGTGGAAGCCAATCGTCTAGCGAATCCTCCAGTGAAAGCCAATCATCTAGCGGATCCTCCAGTGAAAGCCAATCATCTAGCGGATCCTCCAGTGGAAGCCAATCGACTATCGGATCCTCCAGTGAAAGCCAATCATCTAGCGGATCCTCCAGTGGAAGCCAATTGTCTAACGGATCATCCAGTGGAAGCCAAGCATCTAGCGGATCTTCCAGTGGAAGCCAATCGTCTAATGGATCCTCCAGTGGAAGCCAATCGTCCAGCGGATCATCCAGTGGAAGCCAAGCGTCTAGCGGATCCTCCAGTGAAAGCCAATCGTCCAGCGGACTATCCAATGGAGGCCAATCATCAAGCGGATCATCCAGTGGAAGCCAATCGTCAAGCGGATCCTCCAGTGGAAGCCAATCGTCCAGCGGATTATCCAGTATAAGCCAATCGATTAGCGGATCCTCCAATGGAAGCCAATCATCTAGCGGATCCTCCAGTGGAAGCCAATCGTCCAGTGGACTATCCAATGGAGGCCAATTATCAAGCGGATCCTCTAGTGGAAGCCAATCGTCAAGCGGATCCTCCAGTGGAAGCCAATCGACTAGCGGATCCTCCAGTGGAAGCCAAACGTCTAGCGGATCATCCAGTGGAAGTCAAGCGTCTAGCGGATCATCCAGTGGAAGCCAATCGTCTAACGGATCCTCCAGTGGAAGCCAATCGTCTAGCGGATCCTCCAGTGGAAGCCAATCATCTAACGGATCCTCCAGTGGAAGCCAATCGTCCAGCGGATTATCCAGTATAAGCCAATCGTCTAACGGATCCTCCAGTGGAAGCCAATCGTCTAGCGGATCCTCCAGTGGAAGCCAATCGTCCAGTGGACTATCCAATGGAGGCCAATCATCAAGCGGATCCTCTAGTGGAAGCCAATCGTCAAGCGGATCCTCCAGTGGAAGCCAATCGACTAGCGGATCCTCCAGTGGAAGCCAAACGTCTAGCGGATCATCCAGTGGAAGTCAAACGTCTAGCGGATCATCCAGTGGAAGCCAATCGTCTAACGGATCCTCCAGTGGAAGCCAATCGTCTAGCGGATCCTCCAGTGGAAGCCAATCATCTAACGGATCCTCCAGTGGAAGCCAATCGTCTAGTGGATCTTCCAGTGGAAGCCAATCGTCTAACGGATCCTCCAGTGGAAGCCAATCGTCTAGCGGATCCTCCAGTGGAAGCCAATTGTCTAACGGATCATCCAGTGGAAGCCAATCATCTAGCGGATCTTCCAGTGGAAGCCAATCATCTAACGAATCCTCCAGTGGAAGCCAATCGTCCAGCGGATCATCCAGTGGAAGTCAATCGTCTAGCGGATCCTCCAGTGGAAGCCAATCATCTAACGGATCCTCCAGTGGAAGCCAATCGTCTAGCGGATCTTCCAGTGGAAGCCAATCGTCTAACGGATCCTCCAGTGGAAGCCAATCGTCTAGCGGATCCTCCAGTGGAAGCCAATTGTCTAACGGATCATCCAGTGGAAGCCAATCATCTAGCGGATCTTCCAGTGGAAGCCAATCATCTAACGAATCCTCCAGTGGAAGCCAATGGTCTAGCGGATCCTCCAGTGAAAGCCAATCATCTAACGGATCCTCCAGTGGAAGCCAATTGTCTAACGGATCATCCAGTGGAAGCCAATCATCTAGCGGATCTTCCAGTGGAAGCCAATCATCTAACGAATCCTCCAGTGGAAGCCAATCGTCCAGCGGATCATCCAGTGGAAGCCAAGCGTCTAGCGGATCCTCCAGTGGAAGCCAATCGTCTAGCGGATCCTCCAGTGGAAGCCAATTGTCTAACGGATCATCCAGTGGAAGCCAATCATCTAGCGGATCTTCCAGTGGAAGCCAATCGTCTAACGGATCCTCCAGTGGAAGCCAATCGTCCAGCGGATCATCCAGTGGAAGCCAAGCGTCCAGCGGACTATCCAATGGAGGCCAATCATCAAGCGGATCATCCAGTGGAAGCCAATCGTTAAGCGGATCCTCCAGTGGAAGCCAATCGTCTAGCGGATCCTCTAGTGGAAGCCAATCATCTAACGGATCCTCCAGTGGAAGCCAATCGTCTAGCGGATCTTCCAGTGGAAGCCAATCGTCTAACGGATCCTCCAGTGGAAGCCAATCGTCTAGCGGATCCTCCAGTGGAAGCCAATTGTCTAACGGATCTTCCAGTGGAAGCCAATCATCTAGCGGATCTTCCAGTGGAAGCCAATCGTCTAACGGATCCTCCAGTGGAAGCCAATCGTCCAGCGGATCATCCAGTGGAAGCCAATTGTCCAGCGGACTATCCAATGGAGGCCAATCATCAAGCGGATCATCCAGTGGAAGCCAATCGTTAAGCGGATCCTCCAGTGGAAGCCAATCGTCTAGCGGATTATCCAGTATAAGCCAATCGTCTAACGGATCCTCCAGTGGAAGCCAATCGTCTAGCGGATCCTCCAGTGGAAGCCAATCGTCCAGTGGACTATCCAATGGAGGCCAATCATCAAGCGGATCCTCTAGTGGAAGCCAATCGTCAAGCGGATCCTCCAGTGGAAGCCAATCGTCTAACGGATCCTCCAGTGGAAGCCAATCGTCCAGCGGATCCTCCAGTGGAAGCCAATCGTCCAGCGGATCCTCCAGTGGAAGCCAATCATCAAGCGGATCCTCTAGTGGAAGCCAATCATCAAGCGGATCCTCCAGTGGAAGCCAATCGTCCAGCGGATTATCCAGTATAAGCCAATCGTCTAACGGATCCTCCAGTGGAAGCCAATCGTCTAGCGGATCCTCCAGTGGAAGCCAATCGTCCAGCGGACTATCCAATGGAGGCCAATCATCAAGCGGATCCTCTAGTATAAGCCAATCGTCTAACGGATCCTCCAGTGGAAGCCAATCGTCTAGCGGATCCTCCAGTGGAAGCCAATCGTCTAGCGGATCATCCAGTGGAAGCCAAGCGTCTAGCGGATCCTCCAGTGGAAGCCAATCGTCCAGCGGACTATCCAATGGTGGCCAATCATCAAGCGGATCCTCTAGTGGAACCCAATCGTCAAGCGGATCCTCCAGTGGAAGCCAATCGTCCAGCGGATCCTCCAGTGGAAGCCAATCGTCTAGCGGATCCTCCAGTGGAAACCAATCGTCTAGCGGATCCTCCAGTGGAAGCCAAGTGTCTAGCGGATCATTCAGTGGAAGCCAAGCGTCTAGCGGATCCTCCAATGGAAGCCAATCGTCCAGCGGACTATCCAATGGAGGCCAATCATCAAGCGGATCCTCTAGTGGAAGCCAATCATCAAGCGGATCCTCTAGTGGAAGCCAATCGTCAAGCGGATCCTCCAGTGGAAACCAATCGTCCAGCGGATTATCCAATGGAGGACAATCGTCCAGCGGATTATCCAATGGAGGCCAATCGTCCAGCGGATTATCCAATGGAGGCCAATCATCAAGCGGATCCTCGAGTGGAAGCCAATCCTCTAGTGGCTTATCTGGCAACAATGGATCGACATCGTCAAATTCCGGATCAAGTTCCCAATCTTCAAGCTCTTTATTGCCTAACCAACCAGGACGCCCAATAATCGTTCAACCTGGCGGCCCAATCCAACCTGTGTCTTGGTCTTCCAATGGATCCCAGAGCTCATCGTCATCACAGGCTTCAAGTGTGACTTCCGAACAACAATCTTCTTCATCAAGCGGAATAAGTTCCCAGTCTTCCAGCTCTTCTAATTCCAATCAACCAGGTGGGCCAATAATTGTTCAACCTGGTGTCCCAATACAACCTGTGACTGGTTCGAGCGATTCCTTAAGTAGTTCTCAGAGCTCATCCAATTCACAGACGTCTGGCCAACAATCATTATCATCAAGTGGTTCCAACTCCCAATCTTCAAGCTCTTCGTCATCTAATCAACCAAGACGCCCAATAATAGTACAAC CAGGTGGCCCGATTCAACCAGGTGGCCTGATTCAACCAGGTGGCCCGATTCAACCAGGTGGCCTGATTCAACCAGGTGGCCCGATTCAACCAGGTGGCCCGATTCAACCAGGTGGCCCGATTCAACCAGGTGGCCCTATTCAACCAGGTGGCCCAATTCAACCAGGTGGCCCAATTCAACCAGGTGGCTCAATTCAACCAGGTGGCCCAATTCAACCAGGTGGCCCAATTCAACCAGGTGGCCCAATTCAGCCAGGTGGCCCAATCCAACCTTTAACCGGCTCTAGTGGTGCCCAGAGCTTATCTTCCTCACAAACGAGTCAATTGTCTGGTCAACAGTTGTCTTCATCAAGCGGATCAGATTCCCAATCCTCAAGTTACTCGACATCTAATCAAGGAAGGCCCATTCAACCAATATACACTCGTCCAGAATATGCCACTTCGTCTTCTCAGTCGCAGAGTTCAAGCGATGCCCAAAGCAACACCTACCTATATGGACAACCAG AACAACCTGGTTACCCAGGACCAGGGCAATCAGGCTCAAGCTCAGGTTCTTCCTCACAAAGCCAAAGCAATGCTCAGTCCAGCTCAACAGACGTCATCGACAGACGAGGCCGTTACGATCTGAACAAACCTAGAG GTATTGAAACTGACATGAACCTGAATACACTATTTATCAACGACGGGACGAAGGATGGAAGGTGTTATTGCTCATGTGGAGTCAACCGCCGCCCTATCTTCTTGAGCGTCGAGCCCAACCAACTTGGACTTTAA